In one window of Verrucomicrobiota bacterium DNA:
- a CDS encoding rhomboid family intramembrane serine protease, translating into MLADRHYMREGRGRLRWSVSAILMLSLVVIFAMQCINVVHLRTPAEDWLALTHDGMRRGFVWQLLTFQFLHGGLLHLLGNLLGLFFIGRVVEQSLGSQRYLLVYLGAGVMGGVLQGALMLAFPRYFAPMMYGASAGVSGLFAVFALLDRETEVRWNFLIPVRAMTLLWIYTGMSVFFTLVPADHVAHAAHLGGILGGWLFIRLGWHRDFQPLPLEGGWEWLRASFRRKTTRRVQRSAPSKPDVADIPVEELVPDFISSEVDPILDKISAKGIHSLTERERKTLEAARKRMSRR; encoded by the coding sequence ATGCTCGCGGACCGGCATTACATGAGGGAAGGGCGCGGACGACTGCGGTGGAGCGTCTCCGCCATCCTGATGCTCTCGCTCGTGGTGATCTTCGCGATGCAGTGCATCAACGTCGTGCATCTCCGCACTCCCGCCGAGGACTGGCTCGCGCTGACCCACGACGGGATGCGCCGCGGCTTCGTGTGGCAACTGCTGACGTTTCAGTTCCTGCACGGTGGCCTGCTTCACCTGTTGGGAAATCTCCTCGGGCTGTTCTTCATCGGCCGGGTGGTCGAGCAGTCCCTCGGCTCGCAACGATACCTGCTGGTCTACCTCGGCGCCGGCGTGATGGGCGGCGTGCTGCAAGGCGCGCTCATGCTGGCGTTCCCGCGCTACTTCGCCCCGATGATGTATGGCGCCTCGGCGGGCGTGAGCGGGCTCTTCGCGGTGTTCGCGCTGCTCGACCGCGAGACCGAAGTGCGATGGAACTTCCTCATTCCTGTCCGCGCGATGACGTTGCTCTGGATTTACACCGGCATGTCGGTGTTCTTCACGCTGGTGCCCGCGGACCACGTCGCCCACGCGGCGCACCTCGGCGGCATCCTTGGCGGATGGCTGTTCATCCGGCTCGGCTGGCATCGCGACTTCCAGCCGCTGCCGCTGGAAGGCGGGTGGGAGTGGTTGCGCGCCTCGTTCCGTCGCAAGACCACGCGGCGCGTGCAGCGCTCCGCGCCTTCGAAACCGGACGTCGCAGACATCCCGGTGGAAGAACTCGTGCCCGACTTCATCAGCAGCGAAGTGGATCCGATCCTCGACAAGATTTCCGCGAAGGGCATCCACAGCCTCACCGAGCGCGAGCGAAAAACCCTCGAGGCCGCGCGCAAAAGGATGTCGCGCCGGTGA
- a CDS encoding M20 family metallopeptidase: MFPALKLLRELIALPSVNPAFLDGSPHLTGEARVAELLAFLAGREGLEIDFQEVFPGRSNLLVRLIPPGGKPRQRILLAPHLDTVCGTAEQFVPVLSRGRLHGRGACDTKGSVAAMAAALLDVASRGARPKETEVVFAGLVDEENGQTGSRHLAASDFRADLAIVGEPTRLDVVSAHKGDLWLRLETRGRAAHGSLPHLGRNAVHEAARLVDLLETTYAGKLRRRRHPLLGHGTISVGSIRGGVQANIVPDECSVIADRRTLPGETESTVRRELAALFRRHKFAVRIHDTKGATCDPLETDPNLPLVQRFLASAGRRRTKGVSFFCDAAPLAAGGTPAIVFGPGDLAQAHTADEWIAVESLERGTAVLTRFLRSLP; encoded by the coding sequence ATGTTCCCCGCCCTCAAACTACTTCGAGAACTCATCGCGCTGCCGAGCGTGAACCCGGCGTTCCTCGACGGCTCGCCGCATCTCACCGGCGAGGCGCGTGTCGCGGAGTTGCTCGCGTTCCTTGCCGGCCGCGAGGGGCTCGAGATCGATTTCCAGGAGGTCTTCCCCGGGCGCTCGAATCTCCTCGTTCGGCTCATCCCGCCCGGCGGCAAGCCGCGGCAACGGATTCTCCTCGCGCCGCACCTGGACACGGTCTGCGGAACCGCGGAACAGTTCGTTCCCGTGTTGTCGCGCGGCCGTCTGCACGGGCGCGGCGCGTGCGACACCAAGGGCAGTGTCGCCGCGATGGCCGCCGCGCTGCTCGACGTCGCCTCGCGCGGCGCGCGGCCGAAGGAGACGGAGGTCGTCTTCGCCGGACTGGTTGACGAGGAGAACGGCCAGACCGGTTCACGGCACCTCGCGGCCAGCGATTTCCGGGCCGACCTCGCCATCGTCGGTGAACCCACGCGCCTCGACGTCGTCTCCGCGCACAAGGGCGACCTGTGGCTGCGACTCGAAACCCGCGGCCGGGCGGCGCACGGTTCGCTCCCGCACCTCGGGCGCAACGCCGTCCATGAAGCCGCGCGACTCGTGGACTTGCTCGAGACGACCTACGCCGGGAAGCTCCGCCGCCGCCGCCATCCCTTGCTGGGGCACGGCACCATCAGCGTCGGTTCCATCCGGGGCGGCGTGCAGGCGAACATCGTCCCGGATGAGTGCAGCGTCATCGCGGACCGCCGCACGCTGCCCGGCGAGACCGAATCCACCGTGCGCCGCGAACTGGCCGCGCTCTTCCGCCGCCACAAGTTCGCGGTGAGGATCCACGACACGAAGGGGGCAACGTGCGACCCGCTCGAGACGGATCCGAACCTTCCGCTGGTGCAGCGGTTCCTCGCGAGCGCCGGACGCCGCCGCACGAAGGGCGTTTCGTTCTTCTGCGATGCCGCGCCGCTCGCCGCAGGGGGCACGCCCGCGATCGTCTTCGGCCCGGGCGACCTCGCACAGGCGCACACCGCGGACGAGTGGATCGCCGTCGAGTCGCTCGAACGCGGCACGGCGGTGTTAACCCGTTTCCTCCGATCGCTCCCGTGA
- a CDS encoding adenylate/guanylate cyclase domain-containing protein — protein sequence MLAGKEPPNYSAVVRLEFPKSEKPEPWLVEARYNSSGEEGRRKKFRHDPLGRDGDPASRLESSGLPGHVHVSATPRVALDGESRFTDRGVIHAKGVGEITTHFLEDRAA from the coding sequence ATACTCGCCGGCAAGGAACCTCCCAACTACTCCGCCGTCGTGCGGCTGGAGTTTCCGAAGTCCGAGAAGCCCGAGCCGTGGCTCGTCGAGGCGCGCTACAATTCGAGCGGCGAGGAAGGCCGGCGCAAGAAGTTCAGACACGACCCCCTGGGGCGCGACGGGGACCCCGCCAGCCGGCTCGAATCCTCCGGGCTGCCGGGCCATGTCCACGTCTCGGCCACGCCGCGCGTGGCGCTCGACGGCGAATCCCGATTCACCGACCGCGGCGTCATCCATGCCAAGGGCGTCGGCGAAATCACCACGCACTTCCTCGAAGACCGTGCGGCTTGA
- a CDS encoding pyridoxine 5'-phosphate synthase, producing the protein MLKLGVNIDHVATLREARYRGQLRGEPDPVAAALACERAGCHGITAHLREDRRHVQDRDVRELRKRIRTRLNLEMANTPAIVRFALDLKPDIVCIVPERRQEVTTEGGVDVRAGLKSITATRRRMNEAGIQVSLFIAPESAQVEAAAQSGAQFIELHTGAYAEHFRSARGRKRELRRLASAARLANGLGLRVNAGHGLTCENVEPMLACVPHLVELNIGHHIISRAVFMGIERAVGEMLEAMRRA; encoded by the coding sequence ATGTTGAAACTCGGCGTCAATATCGACCACGTCGCGACGCTGCGCGAGGCGCGATACCGCGGACAGTTGCGGGGCGAACCCGACCCCGTGGCCGCCGCGCTCGCGTGCGAACGCGCCGGCTGCCACGGCATCACGGCGCACCTGCGCGAGGATCGCCGCCATGTTCAGGACCGCGATGTCCGCGAGTTGCGCAAGCGCATCCGCACGCGTTTGAATCTCGAGATGGCGAACACGCCGGCAATCGTCCGCTTCGCGCTCGACCTGAAGCCCGACATCGTGTGCATCGTCCCCGAGCGACGGCAGGAGGTGACCACCGAGGGCGGGGTGGACGTGCGCGCCGGGTTGAAATCCATCACCGCGACACGCCGCCGAATGAACGAAGCCGGAATCCAGGTGAGCCTGTTCATCGCGCCCGAGTCCGCGCAAGTCGAGGCGGCGGCGCAATCGGGCGCCCAGTTCATCGAGTTGCACACGGGCGCTTACGCGGAGCACTTCCGCAGCGCGCGCGGACGCAAGCGCGAGTTGCGCCGGCTCGCGTCGGCGGCGCGGCTTGCGAACGGCTTGGGGTTGCGGGTGAACGCGGGGCACGGTCTCACCTGCGAAAACGTCGAGCCAATGCTCGCGTGCGTGCCGCATCTGGTGGAACTGAACATCGGGCATCACATCATCAGCCGCGCCGTCTTCATGGGCATCGAGCGCGCGGTGGGGGAGATGCTGGAGGCGATGCGGCGCGCGTGA
- a CDS encoding glycosyltransferase family 4 protein, with product MTGDGMRLAFLTHEPFHPPSGGGSAEAVYLVEEFARRGHEVHVFSPAFESAAELGARMRVTFHPFAGWPMGRYARFRNVKYLLYPTALARMVARAAARTRFDLLLSQHTISAVAAGRLKRRLGVPVVMNFLDYLTGFMETWPAWTAPPPVVAALMRYELSLPRRFDADGVMTVSDTLAGCFADAGYPRERLRPIYYGYDAELFKPASPGAAQPATPVVVMHGSFDQHHLQHIAVEGVVRVALARPETEFKFVGRETPTLVRFLAAVRARAPRVRLTTTGFVPYSEVASHLAGAAVGIIPYEESRGTHCAFVAKAVEYLGSGIPAVCTPLDNVRRYFADEPAVKFSGFDGASFGAQILAWLDEPADSRAALGLAASGRVKAALDWRALSRRAADFVEQVHARATGH from the coding sequence GTGACGGGAGACGGAATGCGCCTCGCCTTCCTCACTCACGAGCCGTTTCATCCGCCGAGCGGCGGCGGGTCCGCGGAAGCCGTGTATCTGGTGGAGGAGTTTGCCCGGCGCGGGCACGAAGTGCACGTCTTCAGCCCCGCATTCGAATCGGCGGCGGAACTCGGCGCGCGGATGCGCGTGACGTTCCACCCATTCGCGGGCTGGCCGATGGGGCGTTACGCGCGGTTCCGGAACGTCAAGTATCTGCTCTATCCCACGGCGCTCGCGCGGATGGTCGCGCGGGCGGCGGCGCGGACGAGGTTCGACCTCCTGCTGTCGCAGCACACGATTTCCGCGGTCGCCGCGGGCCGGCTCAAGCGCCGGCTCGGCGTGCCGGTGGTGATGAACTTCCTCGATTACCTCACCGGCTTCATGGAAACGTGGCCGGCGTGGACCGCGCCGCCCCCGGTGGTCGCCGCGCTCATGCGCTACGAACTTTCGCTCCCGCGCCGCTTCGATGCCGACGGCGTCATGACCGTGAGCGACACGCTTGCCGGTTGTTTCGCCGACGCGGGATATCCGCGCGAACGCCTCCGGCCGATTTACTACGGCTACGACGCGGAGCTGTTCAAGCCCGCGTCGCCCGGCGCGGCGCAGCCTGCGACTCCCGTGGTGGTCATGCACGGGTCGTTCGACCAGCACCACTTGCAGCACATCGCGGTCGAGGGCGTCGTGAGGGTCGCGTTGGCCCGGCCGGAGACGGAGTTCAAGTTCGTCGGCCGCGAGACCCCGACGCTGGTGAGGTTCCTCGCCGCGGTCCGCGCCCGCGCGCCGCGGGTGCGGCTCACCACGACGGGGTTCGTTCCCTACTCGGAGGTCGCCTCGCATCTCGCCGGCGCGGCCGTGGGCATCATTCCCTACGAGGAATCGCGCGGGACGCACTGCGCGTTCGTGGCGAAGGCGGTCGAGTATCTCGGCTCGGGCATCCCGGCGGTCTGCACGCCGCTCGACAACGTGCGCCGCTACTTCGCGGACGAGCCGGCGGTCAAGTTCAGCGGCTTTGACGGCGCGAGCTTCGGCGCCCAGATTCTCGCGTGGCTGGACGAACCTGCGGACTCGCGCGCCGCCCTCGGCCTCGCGGCGAGCGGGCGCGTGAAAGCCGCGCTCGACTGGCGCGCCCTCAGCCGGCGCGCCGCCGATTTCGTCGAGCAAGTCCACGCCCGCGCCACCGGTCACTGA
- the mnmA gene encoding tRNA 2-thiouridine(34) synthase MnmA: protein MPEAKHNRVLVGLSGGVDSSATAALLKEQGYDVVGVTLKLWPQDCVNRAEDRCCGPEAVKDARAVAHQLGIPYYLIDEAAEFQRAVISYFAEEYKAGRTPNPCVMCNERLKFGTLLTRADQLGAAWLATGHFARTGRDPASGRTLLKRGRDLRKDQSYFLFSLKQRQLERVIFPLGERTKADTRGVARGCRLKTAEKDESMEICFVPDRDYGKFLLDAKLAAKHRGEIVDTRGRVLGHHEGVAFYTIGQRKGLGISSATPLYVIELDAGRNRVVVGDDSMLERDTLTVERCNWIPWDAPPGPMEVMAKIRYNHPGCAATVTPGAADCATVRLHTPQRAVTPGQACVFYDGDVVLGGGWIAQP, encoded by the coding sequence GTGCCGGAAGCCAAACACAACCGGGTGCTCGTGGGATTGAGCGGCGGGGTGGATTCCTCCGCGACGGCGGCGTTGCTCAAGGAGCAGGGCTACGACGTGGTGGGCGTGACGCTCAAGCTCTGGCCGCAGGACTGCGTGAATCGCGCGGAGGACCGCTGCTGCGGCCCCGAGGCGGTGAAGGACGCGCGCGCGGTCGCGCATCAGCTCGGCATTCCCTACTACCTCATCGACGAGGCGGCGGAATTCCAGCGCGCGGTCATCAGCTACTTCGCCGAGGAATACAAGGCCGGCCGCACGCCGAACCCGTGCGTGATGTGCAACGAGCGCCTGAAGTTCGGCACGCTGCTCACCCGCGCCGACCAGCTCGGCGCGGCGTGGCTCGCGACGGGACACTTCGCGCGCACCGGAAGGGACCCCGCCAGCGGGCGCACGCTGCTCAAGCGCGGGCGCGACCTCCGCAAGGATCAGAGCTACTTCCTCTTCTCGCTCAAGCAGCGGCAGCTTGAGCGGGTGATTTTCCCGCTCGGGGAAAGGACGAAGGCCGACACGCGCGGCGTCGCCCGCGGGTGCCGGCTCAAGACGGCGGAGAAGGACGAGAGCATGGAGATTTGCTTCGTGCCGGACCGCGACTACGGGAAGTTCCTGCTCGACGCGAAACTGGCCGCGAAGCACCGCGGCGAAATCGTGGACACGCGCGGCCGCGTGCTCGGGCATCACGAGGGCGTGGCGTTTTACACCATAGGCCAGCGCAAGGGGCTCGGGATTTCCTCCGCGACGCCACTCTATGTGATCGAGCTCGACGCCGGACGCAACCGTGTGGTGGTCGGCGACGACTCGATGCTCGAACGCGACACGCTCACGGTGGAACGCTGCAATTGGATTCCGTGGGACGCGCCGCCGGGGCCGATGGAGGTGATGGCGAAGATTCGTTACAACCATCCCGGTTGCGCGGCGACCGTCACGCCCGGCGCGGCGGATTGCGCCACGGTGAGGTTGCACACGCCGCAACGCGCGGTCACGCCGGGTCAGGCCTGCGTGTTCTACGACGGGGACGTGGTTCTCGGCGGCGGCTGGATTGCGCAGCCGTGA
- a CDS encoding trypsin-like serine protease, whose translation MDVGYTVLLVPRKDVIRITRESDPKSAKPVTSSGTRKPAAGSTHTTATVTGTSVRTGLYTLGDGTGAERSVRELVAQIGEAVVQVRTPGGLGSGFFLNEDGFLITNFHVIESETQISIEVYHQRGGQLERALYKQVRIVAMNKFADLALLKVEDKDAPKFKPVPLGDTAVLGQGERVFAVGSPLGLERTVTEGIVSTKTRQMQGSLFLQTTAQINPGNSGGPLFNLRGEVVGVTNMKLTFGEGLGFAIPVDQVKYFLDHRDAYAYDADNPSNAYRYLAPPSRAIKESTGTK comes from the coding sequence GTGGACGTCGGCTACACCGTGCTGCTCGTGCCGCGCAAGGACGTGATCAGGATCACCCGCGAGTCGGACCCCAAGTCCGCGAAGCCCGTGACTTCCTCCGGCACAAGAAAACCGGCGGCAGGCTCGACCCACACGACCGCGACCGTGACGGGGACTTCCGTTCGGACCGGCCTTTACACGCTCGGCGACGGGACGGGGGCGGAGCGATCCGTGCGCGAACTCGTCGCGCAAATTGGCGAGGCCGTCGTGCAAGTGCGCACGCCGGGCGGGCTCGGTTCGGGGTTTTTCCTCAACGAGGACGGCTTCCTCATCACCAATTTCCATGTGATCGAGAGCGAGACGCAGATTTCCATCGAGGTCTATCACCAGCGCGGCGGCCAGCTCGAGCGCGCGCTCTACAAGCAGGTGCGCATCGTGGCGATGAACAAGTTCGCCGACCTCGCGCTGCTCAAAGTCGAGGACAAGGACGCGCCGAAGTTCAAGCCCGTGCCGCTGGGCGACACCGCGGTGCTGGGGCAGGGCGAGCGCGTGTTCGCCGTCGGCAGCCCGCTCGGGCTCGAGCGCACCGTCACCGAGGGCATCGTGAGCACCAAGACGCGGCAGATGCAGGGCTCGCTCTTCCTCCAGACCACGGCGCAAATCAACCCCGGCAACTCCGGCGGACCGCTCTTCAACTTGCGCGGCGAGGTTGTGGGCGTGACGAACATGAAGCTCACTTTTGGCGAGGGGCTCGGCTTCGCCATTCCCGTGGATCAGGTAAAATACTTCCTCGACCACCGCGACGCCTACGCTTACGACGCCGACAATCCGAGCAACGCCTACCGTTACCTCGCCCCGCCGAGCCGGGCGATCAAGGAATCCACAGGGACGAAGTGA
- a CDS encoding M6 family metalloprotease domain-containing protein, with translation MNKPRLLLPALCSAAALALAPARLGAAAAEPAAKPPDLSDYKTVATAITTEIKKANTNAAPQNTGYLGVNAHADRSGKVIILDVGPDTPAAKAGIQPGDQVVKLGATMIKSVDDMRDYLQAKPPGEPLLVNVKRKNKSIELVATLGATSRPMKMGAQRPIIGITMGTGGDEEGIPISRVSSNSPAEKAGLRSGDVILKVNGISLSGASSLTDNLADKNPGDTVTLVYRRDNMEQSVKVELAADTEGNDPRSIFDPTRTTWKKDLYRMAVILVEYPDVKHNEKITTKAWADSFFSTGTYNKTNATGQPTYGSLNDYYLELSCGKLRVEGKVFDWIEVSKKRADYGQTATQTAKTQFLVEAMDALVKREGADALKEFDGAMFIYAGSRFSTANRGSLYWPHRASVSFKGKSWPYFICPEGEGSPGGGIGGGLGGARFGGGSGSSTNREIARTMQNISVFCHEFGHMLGLPDLYARPENPGSEGLGNWCAMSNQTGAGRPQHMGAWCKERLGWLKPAVIDPTVKQKLILSPIQGTTNECYKVLVRPDASEYLLIENRRKIGFDKALPGEGLLIWRIVGSRVILEESHGVEGPSGPRVFPTSVPFPSKANDAYTPFTTPSSRSQLGGGLPVHITNIRQLPDGRVTFHIGYEYQ, from the coding sequence ATGAACAAGCCACGCCTCCTCCTGCCTGCCCTTTGCTCCGCCGCCGCCCTCGCGCTTGCCCCGGCGCGACTCGGTGCCGCCGCGGCCGAACCCGCCGCGAAGCCGCCCGATCTCTCCGACTACAAGACCGTCGCGACCGCGATCACCACCGAGATCAAGAAAGCCAACACGAACGCCGCGCCGCAGAACACCGGTTATCTCGGCGTCAACGCGCACGCCGATCGCAGCGGCAAGGTGATCATCCTTGATGTCGGCCCGGACACGCCCGCGGCCAAGGCCGGCATCCAGCCCGGCGACCAGGTCGTGAAACTCGGCGCCACGATGATCAAGTCCGTTGACGACATGCGCGACTACCTCCAGGCCAAGCCGCCCGGCGAACCGCTGCTCGTCAACGTCAAGCGCAAGAACAAGTCCATCGAGCTCGTGGCCACGCTCGGCGCCACGAGCCGCCCGATGAAGATGGGGGCGCAGCGTCCCATCATCGGCATCACCATGGGCACGGGCGGCGACGAGGAAGGCATCCCCATCTCGCGCGTCAGTTCCAATTCACCCGCGGAGAAAGCCGGTCTGAGATCCGGCGACGTGATCCTCAAGGTGAACGGCATTTCGCTCAGCGGAGCGTCGAGTCTCACCGACAACCTTGCCGACAAGAATCCCGGCGACACCGTCACGCTCGTTTACCGGCGCGACAACATGGAGCAGAGCGTGAAGGTGGAACTCGCCGCGGACACCGAGGGCAACGACCCGCGCTCGATCTTCGACCCGACCCGCACGACATGGAAGAAGGACCTGTATCGGATGGCCGTGATCCTCGTCGAGTATCCCGACGTGAAGCACAACGAGAAGATCACCACCAAGGCGTGGGCGGACTCGTTCTTCAGCACGGGGACCTACAACAAGACCAACGCGACCGGGCAGCCGACTTACGGCAGCTTGAACGACTATTACCTCGAGCTCTCCTGCGGCAAACTCCGCGTCGAGGGCAAGGTCTTCGACTGGATCGAAGTCTCCAAGAAGCGCGCCGACTACGGGCAGACCGCGACGCAGACGGCCAAGACGCAGTTCCTCGTCGAGGCGATGGACGCGCTTGTGAAGCGCGAGGGCGCGGACGCGCTGAAGGAATTCGACGGCGCGATGTTCATCTACGCCGGCTCGCGCTTCTCGACGGCGAACCGCGGCAGCCTCTACTGGCCGCACCGCGCGAGCGTGAGCTTCAAGGGCAAGAGCTGGCCTTACTTCATCTGCCCCGAGGGCGAGGGGTCGCCCGGCGGCGGCATCGGCGGCGGGTTGGGCGGCGCGCGATTCGGTGGCGGCAGCGGCAGCAGCACGAACCGCGAGATCGCCCGCACAATGCAGAACATCAGCGTCTTCTGCCACGAGTTCGGACACATGCTCGGCCTGCCCGATCTTTACGCGCGGCCTGAGAATCCCGGCTCGGAAGGCCTCGGCAACTGGTGCGCGATGTCCAATCAGACCGGCGCGGGCCGTCCGCAGCACATGGGCGCGTGGTGCAAGGAACGCCTCGGCTGGCTCAAGCCCGCAGTCATTGACCCGACCGTGAAGCAGAAGCTCATCCTCTCCCCCATCCAGGGCACGACCAACGAGTGCTACAAGGTGCTCGTGCGGCCCGACGCCAGCGAGTATCTGCTCATCGAGAACCGGCGGAAGATCGGGTTCGACAAGGCGCTGCCCGGCGAAGGGCTGCTCATCTGGCGCATCGTCGGCTCGCGCGTCATCCTCGAGGAATCCCACGGCGTCGAGGGCCCGAGCGGTCCGCGCGTGTTCCCGACCTCGGTGCCGTTTCCGAGCAAGGCCAACGACGCCTACACGCCGTTCACCACGCCCTCGAGCCGCTCGCAACTCGGCGGCGGATTGCCGGTCCACATCACCAACATCCGCCAGCTTCCCGACGGGCGCGTCACCTTCCACATCGGCTACGAATACCAGTGA
- the acpS gene encoding holo-[acyl-carrier-protein] synthase translates to MILGTGIDLIEVERIRASFAKFGDRFLRRILRAGEIEYCLTHKDPAPHLAARFAAKEAISKAFGTGIGAQLGWQDMEIARHPSGEPFVVLHEGGAALLASRGATRIHVSLSHTEGHAAAVAVLEKD, encoded by the coding sequence ATGATCCTCGGCACCGGCATTGACCTCATCGAGGTGGAGCGCATCCGCGCGTCGTTCGCGAAGTTCGGCGACCGGTTCCTGCGACGCATCCTGCGGGCGGGCGAGATCGAGTATTGCCTGACGCACAAGGATCCCGCGCCCCACCTCGCGGCGCGCTTCGCGGCGAAGGAGGCCATTTCGAAGGCGTTCGGCACCGGCATCGGCGCGCAACTCGGCTGGCAGGACATGGAGATTGCGCGCCATCCGAGCGGCGAGCCGTTCGTGGTGCTGCATGAGGGCGGGGCGGCCCTGCTTGCGAGCCGGGGCGCGACGCGGATTCACGTGAGCCTGAGCCACACGGAAGGCCACGCGGCCGCGGTGGCGGTTCTGGAGAAGGACTGA
- a CDS encoding FAD-dependent oxidoreductase, whose protein sequence is MNERTIIIVGAGMFGVTAAIELRRRGWRVTLLDPGPIPRATAASNDISKVVRADYGADDLYTALGEVSLAGWHLWNRQQGEVLYHEDGFLLMRRDAMEPGGFEHESFARLAQRGFPLRRLDAAALGQQFPAWASENFPDGYLSVRAGWVESGRVVTRLAREAKEVCVIVREGAGFARLLEHGSRVAGVVTTSGEAWRADVVLVAAGAWTPTLLRHLGGVMWATAQPVFHFKVANPAAWQPPRFPVWAADISRTGWYGFPALADGTLKVANHGPGRRVEPDEPRAVWPGEEERFREFLRGTFPALADAPVLLSKTCLYCDTFDGNFWMGHDPARPGLVVAAGDSGHGFKFAPVMGGLIADVVEEKPNPFTTRFAWRERNAAATEGARAQ, encoded by the coding sequence TTGAACGAGCGCACCATCATCATCGTCGGCGCCGGGATGTTCGGGGTGACGGCGGCCATCGAGCTGCGGCGGCGCGGGTGGCGGGTGACGCTGCTTGACCCGGGGCCGATTCCGCGCGCGACCGCGGCGTCGAACGACATCAGCAAGGTCGTGCGCGCGGACTACGGCGCGGATGACCTCTACACGGCGCTCGGCGAGGTGAGCCTCGCGGGCTGGCACTTGTGGAACCGGCAGCAGGGCGAAGTGTTGTATCACGAGGACGGTTTCCTGCTCATGCGCCGCGATGCGATGGAGCCGGGCGGCTTCGAGCATGAGAGTTTCGCGCGGCTCGCGCAGCGGGGCTTCCCGCTGCGGCGGCTCGATGCAGCGGCGCTCGGGCAACAGTTCCCCGCGTGGGCTTCGGAGAACTTTCCCGACGGCTACCTGAGCGTGCGCGCGGGCTGGGTCGAGAGCGGCCGGGTCGTAACGCGGCTCGCGCGGGAGGCGAAGGAAGTGTGCGTGATCGTCCGCGAGGGCGCGGGCTTCGCGCGGTTGCTCGAACACGGCTCACGGGTCGCCGGCGTCGTCACGACCAGCGGCGAGGCATGGCGCGCGGATGTCGTGCTCGTCGCCGCGGGCGCGTGGACGCCGACGCTGCTGCGGCACTTGGGCGGCGTGATGTGGGCGACGGCGCAGCCGGTGTTCCACTTCAAGGTCGCGAATCCCGCAGCGTGGCAGCCGCCGCGGTTTCCCGTGTGGGCCGCGGACATCTCGCGCACGGGCTGGTATGGATTCCCCGCGCTCGCGGACGGCACGCTCAAGGTCGCAAACCACGGTCCCGGCCGCCGCGTGGAGCCTGACGAGCCGCGCGCCGTGTGGCCGGGCGAGGAGGAGCGCTTCCGCGAATTCCTGCGGGGGACGTTTCCCGCGCTCGCCGACGCGCCGGTGCTGCTGAGCAAGACCTGCCTCTATTGCGACACGTTCGACGGGAATTTCTGGATGGGTCACGACCCTGCGCGTCCCGGGCTTGTGGTCGCGGCGGGCGACAGCGGGCACGGGTTCAAGTTCGCGCCGGTGATGGGCGGCCTCATCGCGGACGTGGTGGAGGAGAAGCCGAACCCGTTCACGACCCGCTTCGCGTGGCGCGAGCGAAACGCCGCCGCAACGGAAGGCGCGCGGGCACAGTGA
- a CDS encoding VOC family protein, with amino-acid sequence MKVTKLLHTRYRLNDLERSVRFYKDVLGLDEVRRHKSPRGSELVFLKAPQSEETIELCHFPNSGPVEVQADLTHVAFEVPSLAAFGEHLARLGLKYSDGPTMKPAGGGFAFIDAPEGYEVELIEPAPQSGAAGY; translated from the coding sequence ATGAAAGTCACCAAGCTCCTCCACACGCGCTACCGGCTCAACGACCTCGAGCGCTCCGTGAGATTCTACAAGGACGTGCTCGGCCTCGACGAAGTCCGCCGCCACAAGTCGCCCCGCGGGTCGGAGCTTGTGTTCTTGAAGGCGCCACAAAGCGAGGAGACGATCGAGCTGTGTCATTTCCCCAACAGCGGGCCGGTGGAGGTGCAGGCGGACCTCACGCACGTGGCGTTCGAGGTGCCGAGCCTCGCGGCGTTCGGCGAACACCTCGCGCGGCTTGGGCTGAAGTATTCCGACGGCCCCACGATGAAGCCCGCCGGCGGCGGCTTCGCGTTCATCGACGCGCCCGAGGGATATGAAGTGGAACTGATCGAGCCCGCGCCGCAGTCGGGCGCGGCCGGTTACTGA